A portion of the Vespula vulgaris chromosome 14, iyVesVulg1.1, whole genome shotgun sequence genome contains these proteins:
- the LOC127069055 gene encoding WD repeat-containing protein 13-like isoform X1: MTEIQIVYKHSIRTNKMSSTWYQQVFALDAKYNAQRASKLPTLGILYIRRRNQLLREKPFKEHDIRTQYLKLRSDLLYKRYGENIEQNNIINNSLQEEISENVPKSHFVQKKSTAENFAFAGVHHAFDQHTAAVIMLKFANNDRSRLGCASLDGTLSICEVVNTPPQVFAVLEGHQKGVTAFDWSISNDLIVSSSLDATIRLWKVHIEPKCLRVVKDPQNAEIFCCAFIPANNNLVVTGNSHGLIQILNVSTGIYTRGGSCKLGEKILSLTCEESGGSLIWAGSDRGTITSLQLEARTGRLSKLQRVQKLNSMVTSLSWRSWHSKEIPWPVFLASTACNAVLLYRVADNQGSLKLLKKYPIKHRYFTEELSFFSQNYNINYCMIYRLHCIRSTFCPQMGACLIATGSEDGAIHLFDSSKDGKAARVNLLHGHARPVLALSFNYDESFLASGDHQGLIILWRNHQRHL, encoded by the exons ATGACTGAAATACAAATAGTTTATAAACATTCTATTCGAACAAACAAAATGTCTAGTACGTGGTATCAACAAGTGTTTGCCCTAGATGCCAAATATAATGCACAACGTGCAAGTAAATTGCCTACATTAG GCATACTTTATATTCGTAGACGAAATCAATTATTGAGAGAAAAACCATTTAAAGAGCATGATATTCGTACGCAGTACTTGAAATTACGTTCAGATTTATTATACAAACGGTATGGAGAGAATATCGAGcaaaataacattataaacAATTCTTTACAAGAAGAAATTTCAGAGAATGTACCAAAATCTCATTTTGTCCAAAAGAAATCAACAGCAGAGAATTTTGCTTTTGCTGGAGTTCATCATGCTTTTGATCAACATACTGCAGCCGTAATAATGCTTAAATTTGCCAATAACGATAGGTCCAGATTAGGCTGTGCATCTTTAGATGGAACTTTATCGATATGCGAAGTTGTTAATACACCACCGCAAGTATTTGCTGTACTTGAAGGTCATCAGAAAGGAGTTACAGCTTTTGATTGGAGTATTAGCAATGATTTGATAGTATCATCTTCTTTGGATGCTACTATTCGTCTTTGGAAAGTACATATAGAACCTAAGTGTTTACGAGTGGTTAAAGATCCACAAAACGCAGAAATTTTTTGTTGTGCATTTATACCagctaataataatttagtaGTTACTGGTAATTCACATGGCTTGATtcaaattttaaatgtatcaACAGGAATTTATACACGTGGTGGTTCATGCAAACTAGGGGAAaag attttATCATTAACTTGTGAAGAAAGTGGTGGCTCATTAATATGGGCTGGAAGCGACAGAGGTACTATTACTTCATTACAATTAGAGGCTAGGACAGGAAGGCTTTCAAAATTGCAAAGAGTTCAGAAATTAAATAGTATGGTAACTAGTCTCTCTTGGCGTTCTTGGCATTCGAAAGAAATACCATGGCCAGTCTTTTTGGCAAGTACTGCTTGCAATGCGGTATTATTGTATCGCGTTGCTGATAATCAGGGTTCTCtgaaattgttgaaaaaataTCCTATTAAACACAGGTATTTTACTGaagaactttctttctttagtcaaaattataatattaattattgcatGATTTACAGACTTCATTGTATAAGGTCTACATTTTGTCCTCAAATGGGAGCTTGTTTAATAGCAACTGGTTCAGAAGATGGTGCTATTCATCTTTTTGATTCTTCCAAAGATGGTAAAGCTGCAAGAGTAAATCTACTTCATGGTCACGCAAGACCTGTACTTGCTCTCTCGTTTAATTATGACGAATCATTTCTCGCTTCTGGAGATCATCAAggacttattattttatggcGCAATCACCAACGCCATTTGTAG
- the LOC127069055 gene encoding WD repeat-containing protein 13-like isoform X3: protein MTEIQIVYKHSIRTNKMSSTWYQQVFALDAKYNAQRASKLPTLGILYIRRRNQLLREKPFKEHDIRTQYLKLRSDLLYKRYGENIEQNNIINNSLQEEISENVPKSHFVQKKSTAENFAFAGVHHAFDQHTAAVIMLKFANNDRSRLGCASLDGTLSICEVVNTPPQVFAVLEGHQKGVTAFDWSISNDLIVSSSLDATIRLWKVHIEPKCLRVVKDPQNAEIFCCAFIPANNNLVVTGNSHGLIQILNVSTGIYTRGGSCKLGEKILSLTCEESGGSLIWAGSDRGTITSLQLEARTGRLSKLQRVQKLNSMVTSLSWRSWHSKEIPWPVFLTSLYKVYILSSNGSLFNSNWFRRWCYSSF, encoded by the exons ATGACTGAAATACAAATAGTTTATAAACATTCTATTCGAACAAACAAAATGTCTAGTACGTGGTATCAACAAGTGTTTGCCCTAGATGCCAAATATAATGCACAACGTGCAAGTAAATTGCCTACATTAG GCATACTTTATATTCGTAGACGAAATCAATTATTGAGAGAAAAACCATTTAAAGAGCATGATATTCGTACGCAGTACTTGAAATTACGTTCAGATTTATTATACAAACGGTATGGAGAGAATATCGAGcaaaataacattataaacAATTCTTTACAAGAAGAAATTTCAGAGAATGTACCAAAATCTCATTTTGTCCAAAAGAAATCAACAGCAGAGAATTTTGCTTTTGCTGGAGTTCATCATGCTTTTGATCAACATACTGCAGCCGTAATAATGCTTAAATTTGCCAATAACGATAGGTCCAGATTAGGCTGTGCATCTTTAGATGGAACTTTATCGATATGCGAAGTTGTTAATACACCACCGCAAGTATTTGCTGTACTTGAAGGTCATCAGAAAGGAGTTACAGCTTTTGATTGGAGTATTAGCAATGATTTGATAGTATCATCTTCTTTGGATGCTACTATTCGTCTTTGGAAAGTACATATAGAACCTAAGTGTTTACGAGTGGTTAAAGATCCACAAAACGCAGAAATTTTTTGTTGTGCATTTATACCagctaataataatttagtaGTTACTGGTAATTCACATGGCTTGATtcaaattttaaatgtatcaACAGGAATTTATACACGTGGTGGTTCATGCAAACTAGGGGAAaag attttATCATTAACTTGTGAAGAAAGTGGTGGCTCATTAATATGGGCTGGAAGCGACAGAGGTACTATTACTTCATTACAATTAGAGGCTAGGACAGGAAGGCTTTCAAAATTGCAAAGAGTTCAGAAATTAAATAGTATGGTAACTAGTCTCTCTTGGCGTTCTTGGCATTCGAAAGAAATACCATGGCCAGTCTTTTTG ACTTCATTGTATAAGGTCTACATTTTGTCCTCAAATGGGAGCTTGTTTAATAGCAACTGGTTCAGAAGATGGTGCTATTCATCTTTTTGA
- the LOC127069055 gene encoding WD repeat-containing protein 13-like isoform X2 — protein MTEIQIVYKHSIRTNKMSSTWYQQVFALDAKYNAQRASKLPTLGILYIRRRNQLLREKPFKEHDIRTQYLKLRSDLLYKRYGENIEQNNIINNSLQEEISENVPKSHFVQKKSTAENFAFAGVHHAFDQHTAAVIMLKFANNDRSRLGCASLDGTLSICEVVNTPPQVFAVLEGHQKGVTAFDWSISNDLIVSSSLDATIRLWKVHIEPKCLRVVKDPQNAEIFCCAFIPANNNLVVTGNSHGLIQILNVSTGIYTRGGSCKLGEKILSLTCEESGGSLIWAGSDRGTITSLQLEARTGRLSKLQRVQKLNSMVTSLSWRSWHSKEIPWPVFLASTACNAVLLYRVADNQGSLKLLKKYPIKHRLHCIRSTFCPQMGACLIATGSEDGAIHLFDSSKDGKAARVNLLHGHARPVLALSFNYDESFLASGDHQGLIILWRNHQRHL, from the exons ATGACTGAAATACAAATAGTTTATAAACATTCTATTCGAACAAACAAAATGTCTAGTACGTGGTATCAACAAGTGTTTGCCCTAGATGCCAAATATAATGCACAACGTGCAAGTAAATTGCCTACATTAG GCATACTTTATATTCGTAGACGAAATCAATTATTGAGAGAAAAACCATTTAAAGAGCATGATATTCGTACGCAGTACTTGAAATTACGTTCAGATTTATTATACAAACGGTATGGAGAGAATATCGAGcaaaataacattataaacAATTCTTTACAAGAAGAAATTTCAGAGAATGTACCAAAATCTCATTTTGTCCAAAAGAAATCAACAGCAGAGAATTTTGCTTTTGCTGGAGTTCATCATGCTTTTGATCAACATACTGCAGCCGTAATAATGCTTAAATTTGCCAATAACGATAGGTCCAGATTAGGCTGTGCATCTTTAGATGGAACTTTATCGATATGCGAAGTTGTTAATACACCACCGCAAGTATTTGCTGTACTTGAAGGTCATCAGAAAGGAGTTACAGCTTTTGATTGGAGTATTAGCAATGATTTGATAGTATCATCTTCTTTGGATGCTACTATTCGTCTTTGGAAAGTACATATAGAACCTAAGTGTTTACGAGTGGTTAAAGATCCACAAAACGCAGAAATTTTTTGTTGTGCATTTATACCagctaataataatttagtaGTTACTGGTAATTCACATGGCTTGATtcaaattttaaatgtatcaACAGGAATTTATACACGTGGTGGTTCATGCAAACTAGGGGAAaag attttATCATTAACTTGTGAAGAAAGTGGTGGCTCATTAATATGGGCTGGAAGCGACAGAGGTACTATTACTTCATTACAATTAGAGGCTAGGACAGGAAGGCTTTCAAAATTGCAAAGAGTTCAGAAATTAAATAGTATGGTAACTAGTCTCTCTTGGCGTTCTTGGCATTCGAAAGAAATACCATGGCCAGTCTTTTTGGCAAGTACTGCTTGCAATGCGGTATTATTGTATCGCGTTGCTGATAATCAGGGTTCTCtgaaattgttgaaaaaataTCCTATTAAACACAG ACTTCATTGTATAAGGTCTACATTTTGTCCTCAAATGGGAGCTTGTTTAATAGCAACTGGTTCAGAAGATGGTGCTATTCATCTTTTTGATTCTTCCAAAGATGGTAAAGCTGCAAGAGTAAATCTACTTCATGGTCACGCAAGACCTGTACTTGCTCTCTCGTTTAATTATGACGAATCATTTCTCGCTTCTGGAGATCATCAAggacttattattttatggcGCAATCACCAACGCCATTTGTAG